A region of Halalkaliarchaeum desulfuricum DNA encodes the following proteins:
- a CDS encoding DUF7331 family protein: protein MTTHSDDGSKLDRSPSPLAELSAWADDTVEAYEDDGNVVFYDAENPLAWVETTRALDLGNCA from the coding sequence ATGACCACGCATTCCGACGACGGGTCGAAGCTGGATCGGTCGCCGTCGCCGCTCGCCGAACTGTCGGCGTGGGCTGACGACACCGTGGAGGCGTACGAGGACGACGGGAACGTGGTGTTTTACGACGCGGAGAACCCTCTCGCGTGGGTCGAGACGACGCGAGCGCTCGACCTCGGTAACTGCGCGTAG
- a CDS encoding cytochrome c biogenesis protein CcdA: MTGLVSALGVAGVAGVATFFSPCAYALLPGYVGFYVSATGDRGPTLSGAAVRGLAAAAGAVGIVLALGVLAAAAGEAVRTSLPFLEVGVGIALIGFGLATLLRVTPGWHIQLPGRRASVSGFALFGGLYAAAAAGCVAPVFFGVVVQSLSFTTTGTLAVFLAYAGSLGLLLTSATIAIAVGSGVGFERLGDRPALLQRIAGVVLVLAGLGQLYVAYGGSL; encoded by the coding sequence ATGACAGGGCTCGTCAGCGCACTCGGCGTGGCGGGTGTCGCGGGTGTTGCGACGTTCTTTTCGCCGTGTGCGTACGCGCTGCTCCCGGGCTACGTCGGGTTTTACGTCTCGGCGACCGGCGATCGCGGGCCGACGCTGTCGGGGGCTGCCGTCCGCGGTCTCGCGGCCGCAGCCGGCGCGGTGGGGATCGTCCTCGCGCTCGGCGTGCTCGCGGCGGCCGCCGGCGAGGCGGTCCGAACCTCCCTGCCGTTCCTCGAGGTCGGCGTCGGGATCGCGCTGATCGGATTCGGACTCGCCACGCTCCTCCGGGTGACTCCGGGGTGGCACATCCAGCTTCCCGGTCGTCGGGCGTCCGTTTCGGGGTTCGCGCTGTTCGGCGGCCTCTACGCCGCGGCGGCCGCCGGCTGTGTCGCTCCCGTCTTCTTCGGGGTCGTCGTCCAGTCGCTTTCGTTCACCACGACGGGGACGCTCGCCGTGTTTCTGGCGTACGCCGGTAGCCTCGGGCTGTTGCTCACGAGCGCGACGATCGCGATCGCGGTCGGATCCGGGGTCGGATTCGAACGTCTCGGCGATCGGCCGGCGCTCCTCCAGCGCATCGCCGGCGTGGTGCTTGTCCTGGCCGGACTCGGACAGCTGTACGTCGCATACGGGGGTAGCTTATGA
- a CDS encoding sulfite exporter TauE/SafE family protein translates to MNALASTILQFDGFDGLAGAFGGELVLFFLIGLLGGAHCIGMCGPLVTIYAGRMDERTSAPGERLTVFEVRQHGLFNLGRAASYTAIGAVFGAIGGLFYLTTGTLTGITDAIRGSVGIVVGLFVIAIGVYYLAGRSAPGLHLGFGGNRLVSALTTRLDRLASGPGIVGLGALHGLLPCPILYPAYLYAFAAGSATSGGFALAALGLGTIPAVFLYGTLIEAVDPARRRQLHRVLGAAFILLGYIPLQHGLMLYGIHLPHPEIPFYQPLETPGHGH, encoded by the coding sequence ATGAACGCTTTGGCGTCGACGATTCTGCAGTTCGACGGATTCGACGGATTGGCCGGCGCGTTCGGCGGGGAGCTGGTGTTGTTTTTCCTGATCGGTTTGCTCGGCGGCGCACACTGTATCGGGATGTGCGGACCGCTGGTGACCATCTACGCCGGGCGGATGGACGAGCGAACCTCCGCACCCGGCGAACGGCTGACGGTCTTCGAGGTTCGACAGCACGGCCTTTTCAATCTCGGACGGGCAGCCAGCTACACCGCGATCGGAGCCGTCTTCGGCGCGATCGGCGGGCTGTTTTATCTCACGACCGGGACACTCACCGGGATCACCGACGCGATCCGTGGTTCAGTCGGGATCGTCGTCGGACTGTTCGTCATCGCCATCGGCGTCTACTATCTCGCCGGGCGATCGGCACCCGGCCTCCACCTCGGATTCGGCGGCAACCGCCTCGTGAGCGCGCTCACGACCCGTCTCGACCGTCTCGCGTCCGGACCGGGGATCGTCGGGCTGGGTGCGCTCCACGGGCTGCTCCCGTGTCCGATCCTCTACCCGGCGTATCTGTACGCGTTCGCTGCGGGGTCGGCGACCTCGGGCGGATTCGCGCTGGCTGCGCTCGGCCTCGGCACGATCCCGGCGGTGTTCCTCTACGGGACGCTCATCGAGGCGGTCGACCCGGCGCGACGGCGACAACTCCACCGCGTTCTGGGCGCGGCGTTTATCCTGCTCGGGTACATTCCTCTCCAGCACGGGCTGATGCTGTACGGAATCCACCTCCCGCATCCGGAGATTCCGTTCTATCAGCCGCTGGAGACGCCAGGACATGGCCACTGA
- a CDS encoding DUF7346 family protein, whose translation MRTVRDEEGTVYVLLRESSDSSLVRDPTTGETTHLPNASLEPVSGESPLSIAAMAVPEPVRAVLTAVHDEQALGLLVELVDRERVSVRELLGAVDLCESDLHGTFSEFRAAGLIEETTVDGRRGYAVTDRARRGIRSIRGDDDG comes from the coding sequence GTGAGAACAGTTCGCGACGAGGAGGGAACGGTGTACGTGCTCCTGCGTGAGTCCTCCGACTCCAGCCTCGTTCGGGATCCGACGACCGGCGAAACCACCCACTTGCCGAACGCGTCCCTGGAACCCGTCTCCGGGGAGTCACCGCTCTCGATCGCTGCGATGGCGGTCCCGGAGCCAGTGCGGGCGGTGCTCACGGCCGTTCACGACGAGCAAGCGCTCGGGTTGCTCGTCGAACTCGTCGACAGAGAGCGCGTCTCGGTCCGCGAGCTGCTCGGGGCGGTCGACCTCTGTGAGTCCGATCTCCACGGAACGTTCTCGGAGTTTCGCGCTGCCGGACTAATCGAGGAGACGACCGTCGACGGGCGACGAGGCTATGCCGTTACGGACCGGGCGCGGCGGGGGATCCGGTCGATCCGGGGAGACGACGACGGATAA
- a CDS encoding heavy metal translocating P-type ATPase encodes MATDPATRASTPDDGCTLCGLPTATPPVSNDGGEPFCCRGCRDVYDALGDVDGVDAEDVRERREGRVPDSERGADGSDDGSITDGYDRSFFRVDGMHCVTCESFVESVACGADGVENARASYVTDTVRVDHDPDAVSDEELTDRLTGLGYRATPRDDEFARRQAENTAFIRLAVGVLFGMMVMFQYVVLIYPTYFDGLFYDERTAEFLAESMAATGGRYLFVVIAVLTTIVLVVAGKPLLRGAYVAIRTRSPNMDLLVSIAAVSAYLYSHLIVATGGTHVYYDVTVAIVVVVTVGRHYESTAKARATELLSELSTVRVREARLLPDSGDGTRDPGETVPVEELAGGERVLVRTGERVPVDGTALEGTAAVDEAVITGESLPATRKPGDAVVGGSVVRDGALVIEVAPGGESGIDRLSAMVWDLQSSNRGIQKLADKLATVFVPVVLVLAAVVFMGYLVTGAGVTAALLVGLTVLIVSCPCALGLATPLATAAGVREALERRLVVFDETVFERIHGAETVVFDKTGTLTTGEMGVLESTGPTEAFVAAAALERRSGHPVAAAIVDAFGSDAGSPDDLAFDGGATASETDTDTAMGTASAGVDDYRSHDDGVTGVVDGAEVAVGHPDLFDRRGWTVPEELTSTAQRAREAGRVPVLVGRDGAAEGVATVGDEYRPGWEAAIDRFAERGVEVVVLSGDDSAASGALSEHPGIDRVFAGVPPEGKAETVSRLRQRGRTVMVGDGTNDAPALASADLGIAMGGGTAMAADAADVAVLEDDLESVETVFDLAQATDRRVKGNVGWAFCYNAIAIPLAISGLLNPLFAALAMATSSLLVVINSSRDLL; translated from the coding sequence ATGGCCACTGATCCCGCAACTCGAGCATCCACCCCCGACGACGGCTGTACGCTCTGCGGGCTCCCGACAGCGACGCCGCCGGTCAGCAACGACGGGGGGGAGCCGTTCTGCTGTCGCGGCTGTCGTGACGTGTACGACGCGCTCGGCGACGTCGACGGCGTCGACGCCGAAGACGTTCGCGAGCGTCGGGAGGGGAGGGTCCCCGACTCCGAACGTGGAGCCGACGGGTCGGACGACGGATCGATCACCGACGGCTACGACCGGAGCTTCTTCCGGGTCGACGGGATGCACTGTGTCACCTGCGAGTCGTTCGTCGAGTCGGTCGCCTGCGGGGCCGACGGAGTCGAAAACGCCCGGGCGAGCTACGTCACAGACACCGTCCGGGTCGATCACGATCCCGACGCCGTCAGTGACGAAGAACTCACAGACAGACTGACAGGGCTCGGCTACCGGGCGACCCCACGCGACGACGAGTTCGCGCGACGACAGGCGGAAAACACCGCCTTCATCCGGCTCGCTGTGGGGGTGCTGTTCGGGATGATGGTGATGTTCCAGTACGTCGTTCTCATCTACCCCACGTACTTCGACGGCCTGTTTTACGACGAGCGGACCGCCGAGTTCCTCGCGGAATCGATGGCCGCAACCGGGGGACGGTACCTGTTCGTCGTGATCGCGGTACTGACGACGATCGTGCTCGTCGTCGCCGGCAAACCCCTGTTGCGTGGGGCGTACGTCGCGATCAGGACCCGATCGCCGAACATGGATCTGCTGGTTTCGATCGCGGCGGTGAGCGCGTATCTCTACAGCCATCTGATCGTCGCGACCGGCGGCACCCACGTCTACTACGACGTCACGGTGGCGATCGTCGTCGTTGTAACGGTGGGACGCCACTACGAGTCGACGGCGAAAGCCCGCGCGACGGAACTGCTCTCGGAACTGTCGACGGTGCGGGTTCGCGAGGCCCGTCTGCTTCCCGACTCCGGGGACGGGACGAGGGACCCCGGCGAAACCGTCCCAGTCGAGGAACTCGCCGGCGGCGAACGCGTCCTCGTCCGGACGGGCGAGCGCGTTCCCGTCGACGGCACCGCCCTGGAGGGAACGGCCGCGGTCGACGAGGCGGTGATCACCGGCGAATCGCTCCCCGCGACGCGCAAGCCCGGGGACGCGGTCGTTGGTGGCTCGGTCGTCCGCGACGGCGCGCTGGTGATCGAGGTCGCGCCGGGCGGCGAAAGCGGCATCGACCGCCTCTCGGCGATGGTGTGGGACCTCCAGAGCTCCAACCGGGGCATCCAGAAGCTGGCGGACAAACTCGCGACGGTGTTCGTTCCGGTCGTTTTGGTCCTTGCGGCAGTCGTATTCATGGGTTACCTCGTGACGGGCGCAGGCGTCACCGCGGCACTGCTGGTCGGACTGACTGTGCTCATCGTGTCGTGTCCGTGTGCGCTCGGACTCGCGACCCCGCTTGCGACCGCGGCCGGGGTCAGGGAGGCGCTCGAACGCCGCCTCGTCGTGTTCGACGAAACCGTCTTCGAGCGGATCCACGGCGCCGAAACCGTCGTCTTCGACAAGACCGGGACGCTCACGACCGGGGAGATGGGCGTCCTCGAGTCGACGGGGCCGACGGAGGCGTTCGTGGCGGCGGCCGCCCTGGAACGTCGGTCCGGCCATCCGGTCGCTGCGGCGATCGTCGACGCCTTCGGGAGCGACGCTGGCTCCCCGGACGACCTCGCCTTCGACGGCGGAGCCACGGCATCGGAAACGGATACGGATACGGCCATGGGAACGGCGTCGGCCGGCGTCGACGACTACCGATCGCACGACGACGGCGTCACCGGTGTCGTCGACGGCGCCGAGGTGGCGGTCGGTCACCCCGACCTGTTCGACCGCCGCGGGTGGACAGTCCCCGAAGAGCTCACGTCGACCGCACAACGGGCCCGCGAGGCCGGTCGCGTCCCGGTGCTCGTCGGACGGGACGGCGCTGCGGAGGGCGTCGCGACCGTCGGTGACGAGTACAGACCGGGGTGGGAAGCCGCGATCGACCGGTTTGCAGAGCGGGGGGTCGAGGTCGTAGTGCTTTCCGGCGACGACTCCGCGGCCTCCGGGGCCCTCTCGGAACATCCGGGGATCGATCGGGTCTTCGCCGGCGTCCCCCCGGAGGGCAAAGCCGAGACGGTATCGCGCCTGCGTCAGCGAGGCCGGACGGTCATGGTCGGCGACGGCACCAACGACGCGCCGGCGCTTGCAAGCGCGGATCTCGGAATCGCCATGGGCGGTGGAACCGCGATGGCAGCCGACGCCGCCGACGTCGCGGTGCTCGAGGACGACCTCGAGAGCGTCGAAACCGTCTTCGATCTGGCGCAGGCGACAGACCGGCGGGTGAAAGGAAACGTCGGGTGGGCGTTCTGTTACAACGCGATCGCGATCCCGCTTGCGATATCCGGCCTGCTCAACCCACTTTTCGCCGCGCTTGCCATGGCGACGAGCAGTCTGCTCGTCGTGATCAACTCCTCGCGGGACCTCCTTTGA
- a CDS encoding DUF7322 domain-containing protein, translating to MTEPGGTEEAADEPDESPERFDLEETVSIEPSSVEIPEAPTVRTFGKNATDEQLQGAIEGVHPDLLRLFVASVVALNLALLAFSLGVMVWYFEGMSRIGGALVFVGAVAGFRTYQYYREYDTRDWNEEDPTDNEVTNS from the coding sequence GTGACCGAACCCGGCGGCACGGAGGAAGCGGCCGACGAACCCGACGAGTCCCCAGAGCGGTTCGACCTCGAGGAGACGGTTTCCATCGAACCCAGTTCCGTCGAGATTCCCGAAGCGCCGACGGTTCGGACCTTCGGGAAGAACGCCACGGACGAACAGCTCCAAGGGGCGATCGAGGGGGTCCATCCGGACCTGCTCCGACTGTTCGTCGCCAGCGTCGTCGCGCTCAACCTGGCGCTGCTCGCGTTCAGCCTCGGCGTCATGGTGTGGTACTTCGAGGGAATGAGTCGGATCGGCGGGGCGCTGGTGTTCGTCGGCGCAGTCGCCGGGTTCCGGACGTACCAGTACTACCGGGAGTACGACACACGCGACTGGAACGAGGAAGATCCCACAGACAACGAGGTGACGAACTCGTGA
- a CDS encoding hydrogenase iron-sulfur subunit — MSTGAFVCSCVDTCELDLEAVRNGIDGVDVIASSSHLCGEEGLPAMREVIAEHELDDLVITCPESSVRAGFREFAEGMEIERNAVSFVDQREGAGWIHAEAEATDKTARLINAVVAGREVAAARGSKRTVERETGSRVAVIGDPDAAAALPAAADVTLFSDGRELASRVDDLGDVLVERGRVVGVDGRFGDFTVTVESRVTDDCVSCMECVRDGPDGAITRYPVDIAPDAPDGEWTDCCPTDAIEMDGVRRSVEFDQVVYPAGESRTRGREVGYHTGPVDAGTVLAVESLLDGIEKPKHLDLEMDACVAGDSGQPGCNDCVDACPHGAIERAAVDAVEFFEAACLNCGACTSACPTGAVQLDDPSNEGIARRVEALVSPTDGGSGGPGDWLFGSDEEGIHTPVVAFVCSERAAGTVREYGQLQAAGETDVDYPPLLPVSVGCTDTVGEAHLLHTLAAGADGVAVLGCGDDCLHSGPDPTAELVERCNQATADLGLGERFAFLSPSSGATAEFADSVREFVSALDPSPIPAGEHVATGRLDTVGGQSGGDPLPGKTEDRYDGSTPSFASHAWALESVRAITDHADPKRDLVRGLKDFGYMEVAEGCTLTPTCATLCPTDAIRRNIEAGRLEFNHELCVNCGICAEGCIENVLTMHDGLDRSLLPEDRGGDPWMTVYEGEVMECAGCGKPFASAASADVMREQVGDLVGDLGPGEEEIFDYCSDCRSGLMAMPSDPEPGDRDEG, encoded by the coding sequence ATGAGCACTGGTGCCTTCGTCTGTTCGTGTGTCGACACCTGCGAGCTGGATCTCGAGGCAGTGCGAAACGGGATCGACGGGGTCGACGTGATCGCGAGTTCCTCGCATCTCTGCGGCGAGGAGGGACTGCCGGCGATGCGGGAGGTGATCGCGGAGCACGAACTCGACGACTTGGTGATCACCTGCCCCGAGTCGTCGGTCCGGGCCGGCTTTCGCGAGTTCGCCGAGGGGATGGAGATCGAGAGGAACGCAGTTTCGTTCGTCGATCAGCGCGAAGGGGCCGGCTGGATCCACGCGGAAGCGGAGGCGACCGACAAGACGGCGCGGTTGATAAACGCCGTCGTGGCCGGCCGCGAGGTCGCCGCGGCCCGTGGGAGCAAGCGGACAGTCGAACGCGAGACCGGCTCCCGCGTCGCCGTGATCGGCGACCCGGACGCGGCCGCCGCGCTCCCGGCGGCGGCCGACGTCACCCTGTTTTCCGACGGCCGCGAACTCGCCTCGCGGGTCGACGACCTCGGAGACGTCCTCGTCGAACGCGGCCGTGTCGTCGGCGTCGACGGCCGGTTCGGCGACTTCACGGTGACCGTCGAGTCCCGCGTTACCGACGACTGCGTCTCCTGTATGGAGTGTGTTCGGGACGGGCCCGATGGGGCAATCACCCGGTATCCAGTCGACATCGCTCCCGACGCGCCGGACGGCGAGTGGACCGACTGCTGTCCGACCGACGCCATCGAGATGGACGGCGTTCGTCGGTCCGTCGAATTCGACCAGGTGGTGTATCCGGCGGGCGAATCCCGAACGCGTGGGCGGGAAGTCGGCTACCACACCGGGCCTGTCGACGCCGGCACCGTTCTGGCTGTCGAGTCGCTGTTGGACGGCATCGAGAAGCCGAAACATCTCGACCTGGAGATGGACGCCTGCGTCGCCGGCGACTCGGGACAGCCCGGCTGCAACGACTGCGTCGACGCGTGTCCACACGGTGCGATCGAACGGGCCGCCGTCGACGCCGTCGAGTTCTTCGAGGCGGCGTGTCTGAACTGCGGTGCGTGTACGAGCGCCTGTCCGACGGGGGCAGTACAGCTCGATGACCCCTCGAACGAAGGGATCGCACGCCGGGTGGAAGCGCTCGTTTCACCCACCGACGGCGGCTCCGGGGGCCCGGGCGACTGGCTGTTCGGAAGCGACGAGGAGGGGATCCACACGCCTGTCGTCGCGTTCGTCTGTTCGGAACGTGCTGCGGGTACGGTCCGCGAATACGGACAGCTGCAGGCGGCCGGTGAAACCGACGTCGACTATCCCCCATTGCTTCCAGTGTCGGTCGGCTGTACCGACACGGTCGGGGAAGCCCATCTCCTGCACACGCTCGCGGCGGGAGCGGACGGCGTCGCCGTCCTGGGCTGTGGGGACGACTGTCTTCACTCGGGACCCGACCCGACCGCCGAATTGGTCGAGCGATGTAACCAGGCTACTGCGGACCTGGGTCTCGGAGAGCGGTTCGCGTTCCTCTCGCCGTCGTCCGGTGCCACGGCAGAGTTCGCCGACTCCGTCAGGGAGTTCGTCTCCGCTCTGGATCCCTCGCCGATCCCGGCGGGAGAGCACGTTGCTACCGGGCGGCTCGACACAGTCGGGGGACAGTCGGGGGGAGATCCGCTGCCCGGCAAGACGGAAGACCGATACGATGGATCGACGCCGTCGTTTGCCAGCCACGCCTGGGCGCTCGAGTCGGTTCGGGCGATCACCGACCACGCCGACCCGAAGCGCGATCTCGTTCGGGGATTGAAGGACTTCGGATACATGGAGGTCGCCGAGGGCTGTACGCTCACGCCGACGTGTGCGACGCTTTGTCCCACCGACGCGATCCGCCGGAACATCGAAGCGGGGCGTCTCGAATTCAACCACGAACTGTGCGTGAACTGTGGCATCTGTGCGGAGGGCTGCATCGAGAACGTCCTCACGATGCACGACGGTCTCGACCGCTCGCTGTTGCCCGAAGACAGGGGCGGTGATCCGTGGATGACGGTGTACGAAGGTGAGGTAATGGAGTGTGCCGGCTGTGGGAAGCCGTTCGCCTCGGCCGCGTCGGCTGACGTAATGCGAGAACAGGTGGGTGATCTCGTGGGCGATCTCGGTCCGGGCGAGGAGGAAATCTTCGACTACTGTAGCGACTGTCGGTCGGGCTTGATGGCCATGCCGTCCGACCCCGAGCCGGGAGATCGGGACGAAGGGTAA
- a CDS encoding DUF555 domain-containing protein, translated as MDCRVVVEAAVPVYDVETPDEAIRIAISKTGEMLNPDLNYVEINMGERTSPEGESLPPAFIAADEALVALELEMTVFNVEREEHASRIARKEIGQRLRNIPLTVLEVEEIPSEEDSENEETESENDGSDGDDGDDGDDESDGEGPENGSSDDGTDGTDDGDDHGDDDGDDDLLPEFEEMVDE; from the coding sequence ATGGACTGTCGAGTCGTCGTCGAAGCTGCAGTGCCGGTGTACGACGTGGAAACGCCCGACGAGGCGATCCGGATCGCCATCTCCAAGACGGGGGAGATGTTGAACCCGGATCTCAACTACGTGGAGATCAACATGGGCGAGCGGACCTCCCCCGAGGGAGAGTCGTTGCCACCGGCGTTCATCGCCGCCGACGAGGCGCTGGTCGCACTGGAACTGGAGATGACCGTGTTCAACGTCGAACGGGAGGAACACGCGAGCCGCATCGCGCGCAAGGAGATCGGACAGCGGCTCCGAAACATCCCCCTCACGGTGCTCGAGGTGGAGGAGATCCCGTCCGAAGAGGACTCGGAAAACGAAGAGACGGAAAGCGAGAACGACGGATCCGACGGAGACGACGGAGACGACGGAGACGACGAATCAGACGGAGAGGGCCCCGAAAACGGCAGTTCGGACGACGGGACCGACGGGACCGACGACGGAGATGACCACGGAGACGACGACGGAGATGACGATCTCCTGCCAGAGTTCGAGGAAATGGTAGACGAGTGA
- a CDS encoding DUF5798 family protein: MGLGGTAKKIQTLADTAEKMYQRLNELREQVQATQESVTDTTDRVKRLENEMAEQRALLNAVAAELDIDVETVSAEAHISDAEVAEETHEETPEGAAEETHEETPEGAAEETPGGASGDAPDGDGDREDPETASD; this comes from the coding sequence ATGGGACTCGGTGGAACCGCAAAGAAGATCCAGACGCTCGCGGACACGGCCGAAAAGATGTATCAGCGGCTCAACGAGCTCCGCGAGCAGGTACAGGCAACCCAAGAAAGCGTCACCGACACGACGGACCGCGTAAAGCGGCTCGAAAACGAGATGGCCGAACAGCGCGCGCTGTTGAACGCCGTCGCCGCCGAACTCGACATCGACGTCGAAACGGTGAGTGCCGAGGCGCACATCTCTGACGCCGAAGTAGCCGAGGAAACTCACGAGGAAACACCCGAAGGTGCTGCCGAGGAAACTCACGAGGAAACACCCGAAGGTGCTGCCGAGGAAACTCCCGGAGGGGCTTCCGGTGACGCACCCGACGGGGACGGCGACCGCGAGGACCCCGAAACAGCGAGTGATTAG
- the surE gene encoding 5'/3'-nucleotidase SurE codes for MNEGRTRILLTNDDGIDSVGFRALYDGLSRVADVVAVAPRNDRSSVGRTMSHEVPVEEHELGYAIEGTPADCTVAGLEVLCPDVDLVVAGCNKGANIGAYTLGRSGTVSAAVEAAFFEVPAMAVSLYIPVSDDWEELATEPEDFREPVEIATFLAEHAIDAGVFEHADYLNVNAPYNTAEQSDVDSEGGTDDRLPVEITRPSRLYDMTAERNGDSIRLRDRIWERMADGTLPEPEGTDRHAVMNGRVSVSPLSAPHTTERQGTLAEVLEAYGSAV; via the coding sequence ATGAACGAAGGCCGGACGCGTATTTTGCTGACGAACGACGACGGCATCGACAGCGTCGGATTCCGGGCGCTGTACGACGGTCTCTCTCGAGTAGCGGACGTGGTGGCGGTCGCTCCCCGGAACGACCGGAGTTCGGTCGGCCGGACGATGTCACACGAGGTGCCGGTCGAGGAACACGAACTCGGCTACGCGATCGAGGGGACGCCAGCCGACTGTACGGTCGCGGGACTGGAGGTGCTCTGTCCCGACGTGGATCTGGTCGTCGCGGGCTGTAACAAGGGGGCGAACATCGGTGCGTACACGCTTGGTCGGTCGGGGACGGTCTCTGCCGCGGTCGAGGCGGCGTTCTTCGAGGTGCCGGCGATGGCCGTCTCGCTTTACATCCCTGTCTCCGACGACTGGGAGGAACTGGCGACCGAGCCCGAAGACTTCAGGGAACCCGTCGAGATCGCCACGTTTCTGGCGGAACACGCGATCGACGCCGGCGTGTTCGAACACGCCGATTATCTCAACGTCAACGCCCCGTACAACACGGCCGAACAGTCCGACGTGGACTCCGAGGGCGGTACGGATGATCGCCTTCCCGTCGAAATCACCCGCCCCTCGCGGCTGTACGACATGACTGCCGAACGAAACGGGGATTCGATTCGACTCCGAGACCGCATCTGGGAGCGAATGGCCGACGGAACGCTCCCCGAACCCGAGGGGACGGACCGACACGCCGTCATGAACGGCCGGGTGTCGGTTTCGCCGCTCTCCGCACCGCACACGACCGAGCGCCAGGGAACACTCGCCGAGGTTCTCGAGGCGTACGGCTCCGCGGTGTAG
- a CDS encoding threonine synthase: METTKAFSGLECTDCGADHDADVAGRCPDCNGVLDPAYDLSAVDSRTDLVEHYPDADGMWAFGAVLPFSGRNRVSAVEGGTPLVAADRLADELDVASVEIKDESRNPTGTVLDRGMSLAVTAAAGHATQRDIEPLALAAAGNAAQSAAAYAGRADLRLHAFVPSRCAFANKAMVNVHGGEMQVVGGRYDDAREAIDERLATDYYSLQEFATPYRHEAAKTVALELLADRGWSAPDAVFVPTGTGELLVGVVRGFELAADLDVIDRIPEVIAVQPSGCAPIAAAHERGLAVPEPWEVPDTIVGELEIPAPEGGPPALEALDRIGGRAVTVDDEEILESAVTINQTTVVEMGPGGGAAAAGAWKLASQFDDDADIALLNTESGGKTPDVLRSHLMSKGI, translated from the coding sequence ATGGAGACGACGAAGGCGTTTTCCGGACTCGAGTGTACCGACTGCGGTGCCGACCACGACGCCGACGTTGCGGGACGCTGCCCGGACTGTAACGGGGTGCTCGACCCGGCGTATGACCTTTCGGCGGTCGATTCCCGGACCGACCTGGTGGAACACTACCCGGACGCGGACGGCATGTGGGCGTTCGGAGCCGTGTTACCCTTTTCCGGACGGAACCGGGTGAGCGCAGTCGAAGGGGGAACGCCGCTCGTCGCGGCCGATCGACTCGCCGACGAACTCGATGTCGCGAGCGTGGAGATCAAAGACGAGTCCCGCAATCCCACCGGGACGGTTCTCGATCGCGGAATGAGCCTCGCCGTAACCGCCGCCGCAGGTCACGCCACCCAACGGGATATCGAACCGCTGGCGCTTGCCGCAGCCGGCAACGCCGCACAGTCGGCGGCGGCGTACGCGGGTCGAGCCGACCTCCGCCTGCACGCGTTCGTCCCGTCTCGGTGTGCGTTTGCGAACAAGGCGATGGTGAACGTCCACGGCGGGGAGATGCAGGTCGTCGGGGGACGCTACGACGATGCCCGGGAGGCGATCGACGAACGGCTCGCGACCGACTACTACTCGCTGCAGGAGTTCGCGACGCCGTACCGTCACGAGGCAGCCAAGACAGTCGCCCTCGAGTTGCTCGCGGACCGCGGCTGGTCGGCGCCGGACGCCGTGTTCGTCCCGACCGGAACGGGCGAACTCCTCGTTGGCGTGGTCCGTGGATTCGAACTCGCCGCCGACCTGGACGTGATCGACCGGATCCCCGAGGTGATAGCGGTACAACCCTCCGGCTGTGCGCCGATCGCTGCGGCCCACGAGCGGGGGCTCGCGGTGCCGGAGCCGTGGGAGGTTCCAGACACGATCGTCGGAGAACTCGAGATACCCGCCCCCGAGGGCGGGCCGCCCGCACTCGAGGCGCTCGACCGGATCGGCGGCCGTGCGGTCACCGTCGACGACGAGGAGATCCTCGAGAGCGCAGTGACGATCAATCAGACCACCGTCGTCGAGATGGGTCCAGGCGGGGGAGCGGCGGCCGCCGGCGCCTGGAAGCTCGCGTCACAGTTCGACGACGACGCGGACATCGCGTTGCTCAACACAGAATCGGGCGGAAAAACACCCGATGTGCTCCGGAGCCACCTGATGAGCAAAGGGATCTAA